The following nucleotide sequence is from Brockia lithotrophica.
GCCGTAAAGACGAGGGTTACGTTCGTGGAAATCCCCTCTCTGCTCAGCACGCGGACGGCGCGCAAGCCTTCATGGGTCATCGGGATCTTGACCACAGTAGGGAGACCCCAAGCCGCGATTTCCCTCGCCTCCCGGATCATCCCTTCGGTGTCCGTGGCGATGACCTCGACGCTGATCGGACCGTTGACGACGTCGGCGATTTCCCGGATCAAATTCGGAAGGTCCCTCCGGCCCGTTTGCGCCACGAGGGAGGGGTTCGTCGTCACCCCGTCGACAACGCCGAGTTCCGCGTAAGCCCGAATTTCCGCGACTTCGGCCGTGTCCAAGAAGATCTTCACACAGGCCCCTCCTTTGGCAGAGGCGATGATCAGTATACCCGAGAGAAGGTGAAAGTTCAATCAAGTTTGACGTAAGGAGGCCGTTTCAGGCGCTCTCCGCCTTCGAGTGTATGCCTTTCGCCCGCACGCGGCAAGGGCTTCCGAGCGCGAAGGGGATTCGCCTCTCCCTTTCTCGAGGACGCCCCGACTCGCAGGAAACCACCTTCATATCCTTGGGCTAAGGCGGAGGACCGTGCCCCGACCCCTTGCGGGGAATGCCCCCTAAGGGTACAATGTACCATGAGATGGTCCCGTAGCTCAGGTGGATAGAGCAGCAGTTTCCTAAACTGCGTGTCGGAGGTTCGAATCCTCTCGGGACCACCATGTATTTTTTGTTTAATTTGTTTTGAAATTTTAGTATGTTATGTTTAAACCTAGTTTAGTCCACCTTTTTGCCGGGTTCGCCGATGCCCGTACGGAAAACGCCCTGCGATGCACGCTTCCCAAATCCTCTTGCGTCAGCGCTGCGCGCCGTTTAATCCTGCGCAAAGCCCGTATACCCCATGGTCTTTTGAAGTCTTTCTGCCTTGGGATAGCGCCGGAAAAATCGCCGGATGTTGTCTTCGCAATCTAGCACGGTACGGGCCATCGCTCCATCTGCACGCTTGAAACTCCGGAATACGGGTAGCGCTCGGGCCAAATCCGCCGGTTGCTTTGGGAGCGTTTGTCTCCGTGTAAAAAACCGCCCTCTCGATCCCGTTCGAGAGGGCGCACGGTGAGTTAGGTGATCCCGCATTTTGTATGCTCTATGTTGGATGTGGGAAACCCGCTGAACGTCGCATAGGGATTGAGATGGTGGGCCATGAGGGACTCGAACCCCCGACACCCTGATTAAGAGTCAGGTGCTCTACCAAGCTGAGCTAATGGCCCGTATGGTAGCGGGGACAGGATTTGAACCTGCGACCTTCGGGTTATGAGCCCGACGAGCTACCGAGCTGCTCCACCCCGCGATGTAATCCGACCAGCAAAAGGTATCTTACCAGGTTGACATTGGGATGTCAAGGGGGGTCTGAATTTCGGAAGCGACTTTTCGTAGGTTGCACTCGTCTAGTAAGATTGTTATCCTAAAACTGTG
It contains:
- a CDS encoding Transaldolase — protein: MKIFLDTAEVAEIRAYAELGVVDGVTTNPSLVAQTGRRDLPNLIREIADVVNGPISVEVIATDTEGMIREAREIAAWGLPTVVKIPMTHEGLRAVRVLSREGISTNVTLVFTALQGLLAAKAGATYVSPFAGRLDDIVHDGMDVVRDLVHILRTYDLPTQVIASSIRHPLHVLEAARVGAHVVTVPPKVLGQILRHPLTDAGIERFLRDWQTLQNQGNSR